TCTGCTCCTGCATCATGCTACACTCTTCATATACATTATCCATATACATCGCACACGCACGCCCGAttgcagcacgcacacacgcacacaacacacacacacacacacacacacacacacacacacacacacacacacacacacacacacacacacacacacacacacacacacacacacacacacacacacacagtagggaaACAGTGTGCATACCTCGCAGTTCAGGGACATGCATCATGACACGGGATGATAGATAATGGCGTCTGCTTCATAAATATTGTGGCGATACATCAGCTCATCATAATGCATCTGGGCAGGACGACGGGCCTTTTCAGGCGCCAGGTCTGGGGCCAATAAACAAGTGCGTTGAGTTGACACACCTTGATACAGAGAGGCCAACACTAGGCTATTGTATgtgttcaacatatttcaaaggTTGCTCAGAGGGAGGCAACTATGATTTtacatccatttattttattcttCAGCATGTCGAGCTAATGCCTGTATGTTTCATAAACCTCTTTGGCACGCAAATGAAAAATAACCTATAACGTTGTAAAGTATCCTTCAAACTGATGTTCATGAACTGAACGGGCACTTTTGACCCATGGATATGCCTGACAAAGATGGTTCATGAGATCATGACTTTTGAAAAAAGAGAGGCTCTCTTACTCCAGAGTGTAGCCAAATGAAGACATTCATCTGTGACACCATGAAAAACAGTGGAACAAGCAATGCCATAACACATCCAGGCCTTAGGGTCATGCTAACTGAAGTAAGCAACCACCGAAATCATGTGAACCATTGCCCATGCCAAACTGCACGAGGCCAAACAGTATCTTAAAAACAGTACGGTATTCTAAAACATTGGAACATGTCTGATAGATCACGGTGGAACTACGTGGGTGTTCGTACTAAAGGACATGTATTGGCTAAAAGAGATAAATGCTTCTCCAACAAAATTACCAAGCAAACTATACACAACAGTAGTTGTTACACTTGTAGTTTTTCTTTGTATGGAGTACACATTCCGACATTAAGTGAAATTCCTGGTTTGCACTGCCAGAACGGAGACAACACTCTGGTACTTTGGTGGAGCCTGTCTAATTTTCACAATTTGGAAAATATATGAGACTGTTATTCTTATTTTTAACATAAAAAATGACAGTTGCAATCCTTATGGAACACTTATTACAATTCAATATTCTAGACACTGTAGGAACATTctcactatacagtatgtcctttgAGATCAGGATGGAATGCAATCACAAACATCTGTCATCTGATCTAGAACAAGAAGAAGTCGTGCACGGACAGAGGGGTCTGTTAGGGATATTTAGGAGGTAATCTTGCTCTGGACAATTAAACGACACCCACGATTGtgtccttttttgtttttagaaagATAAGCTACCTTAGGTCACACACAAAATGACGGGGGTATAAAACTCATTAGGCACAGACAGGAATACATCTCAGCAAACTTGGAAGCATCAGACACGTCTGAGACAAGTCAAATCTCTTCATGTGGCAGACGATCAACATGTGATCTCCACTGTCATTTTAACTAGAGTAAATGAAagtgaaataaagagaaaacCTTCCCTCCAAAATGGGCTTACTGGGGGGAATCGTAAAGTGCTACAAGCTAGCTATTAACCTAACCTCACAGGGCaaaccaacaaaaacaaatgtcatATTGTGATCTTGAATGTTTCTCTGTTAAAGATGTTTCCTGTGTTCTTTGGCATTTTCTTCAGAATTACTCTCAAACCTTAATCCGGCAAAATTAGACAAAAGAGGACATTTTGAATTGGTGCTGTCATTAACAACACCAACCGTGTCAGTGTTCTGATCAATTTCAACTTCAACCTCAGCACACTTACAGTGTGCAACCTTTTTCAAAAATAGGGTTACTCTGTTTGAGCTTTGGGGGCTctcaaattaaatgaaaagGTAAAATATATGCAGTGAGTAGGCATGTTTTCTAAATTGCACATGAAAAGTTGCATAATTGTAACTGACAACAGTTTACCTTTAAGGACTCTGTAAATACTAGGTAAGAATCTGGAATGCTTGATGattttgttgcttttttgaaattttcttttttttttttatccaaaacAAACTACAGACAAAATAAATCTTGGAAGTAAAGGCAACTTGTgcaacatatttttttcttccATCAAGTCACCATAAGGTATAATAAAAGTTTATATTTCAGGGTCTTATATGGTGAAAAAGAAAAGCACATAACAAGGAACTATGGTATCTTTAAACTAGTCAGTCACGTCAAATGTCATGCTTTTTTCCCTGATGTCGGATCCTCAAAGTCCCACGGGCACACATCAGCCTTTTTGACATCAACTCTAGGACttggacttttctgttttgtcACCGAGGGAACGGGACTTTTGTCGCTTCCTCTGCTGTCCGATGGCTCCTGAAAATCCCACGGACAAACATCTGCTTGTTTTCTGGCAGACCCGGACTGGCCACTTCTCCGCTTCTCCATCGCCACTTCCTCAGAGCTCTCTACGTCCCAAGGACACACCTCAGCCATTTTCGTTGGGCCTGTCTGCTTTTCTGTGGGTTTGCCCGAGGGCAGCTTGTCCTTGGCCTTCACTTTACTCTTGTCGTCATCGGTCTCCTTGgccttctctcgctccctctcagcCTCTTTCTCCAGAGTTCTCATCGAAGAAGCCCCCTTTGTTTTCGTCGAGGACTCTTTTGTTTTAGAAACCTGAGCGAGGCTGGGCGTCTTTTCTGCGCCGGGAGACTTGGCCGGGAGAGTATCGTAGTCCCAGGGGCAAACATCCACCTTGGTGGCTGCTGGCTGAACCACAGCAGCGCTTTTCCCCTTGGCACTCTTCCCCTTGGCCTCCACAGAGGCGCTGCTTTTTACCTCCGCCGGTGCACTGCCTTTGCCCTTCACGTCAGTGGGAGTGGCACCTTTCCTTTTGCCGTCTGAAGGGCTGGCACTGCCCCGATCCCTGCCTTTGTCCGCCAACAGGGCAGCGTCTACGGACTTGGCGGGAGCGTCCTCGTAGTCCCACGGGCACACGTCTGCCTTCTGGGCTTTGGCAGTCTCGGCCGTGCCCGCGGGCCCAGAGGGTTGGCCCGAGGGAGCAGCAGGCCTTGACCCCTCCACCTGACTCTGGCTCTCGCTGGACTCCTCCCAGGGACAAACGTCTGCCCGCTCCGCCGACTTCGGGTTGGGCCTGCGGCTGCCGGCGGGGGACGGCTCTGAAGCCTtcttcttctgctgctgctgctgctgctgttgagccTTGGGGCCAGCCGTGCCTTTGCCATGGATGGTGGTGGTCTCGTCAGGGGCGATGGACACGTGCTTCTGGACCCTGTTCTCTGAGGGGGTGGGGAGATCTTCCAGCTCCCAGGGACACACCTCGGAGAGGTCGTACAGCTCCTTGACCTTGGCTGGGTCCATGCTGATGGAGGACTGGCTGCCAGTGGCCGGCTGCTTCATGATGCCCGTTTTGGTCGCTGGCTGCTTGTACTCCGCCGGCTGGCTGACCGTCGTCTTGGAGGAGTTGTCCAGCTTCTCTTCGGAGTCCCCGGGAGTCTTGGCCTCCTTCGGTTTCTGGTGGGCCTTCTTGGCAGCCTCTTCCACGCTTTGGGTCTTTGCGGTCAAGCCCAGGGTCTTTTCCTTGGCGCTGGCGATGACGCTCAGAGACTTCTGCAGCATAGAGGTCCTGGGGTGGAGGGGCTTCTTGTCAGCCGTCAGGTTATGCGCACTCGCTGACTTGCAGACCAGGGGCATGGATTCGGTCGACTCGCTGGTCGAGTCGATCTTCTCGGAGGACTTCTTCTTGACCAGTTTCTTGCCCATGAGGGTGTCGAGCAGCGAGCTCTCCGTGGTGGACGCCTCCATCTTGTCGGCGGCCGGGCCACTGGAGTCCTCGCTCTGGTCCCTCACGTGGTCGTAGCTGCTGTGCGACTTCTTCAGCGAGAACACCTTGCTGCGCAGCGACTCCTCCTTGACGGGCTTGGTGGCGGCGTGGGACGACGGGTCGAAGGGGTTCTTGCGGAGCGCACAGATGCTGTTGCGGTTACTGCCGCCGTGGTCGCCGCTGCCGTGCTCCTTGTCGTCACGGCTGCACTGACGCACCGTCTCCGGAATTTCGGTGATGCGTCTCATGAGGGAACGGCCGAGACCCTTCTTGCTACTGCGCTTCTTCTGCAGGTGAGGGTTGTTGGCCAGCATCTTCTTCCTCTTGTACACCTCCAGCTGAGAATACAGCTTCTTCAGCTCCTCCtgaggtaaacaaacaaacagggcaGAGAGAAAATTGAAGAATAACATTTCAAAGAACCACGTAACACTCACTTAAATCAAATTGACTGTTTTGTTCATGTTAAAAGACAGGATACAAAAGGAGACAATGTACCACACAGACTTGCAGACATGCAGTTTCAGTTagaacaaacaaatacagacaaaatctcgcagacacacagagacatgacgTCTGACACAAATTAGAGACAGGACAGTCTGGGACAGTCATTTGTGAGTTGTGTTAGGGCTGAAACAGCCTCTGAATGttagtcattttttttctgttctctaACTTTTTATGGCAAAATAAAGTCAAAGCCACAAGACAAGGGGGTCGAGACAAGTCTTTTTCGGGCACAAGAAATACAAAGTTAAGAGACTTCTTCAGctctaacagacaaacagaaaccTCTGCTCACGTTGGTACGTTTTTCCCAAAGACTGTCGCAAGACCTTACGCCACAGCCATTAATAGAACTGAGCGGGCCCATTTCCTCTGGTGTCTGCAATACAAAACTGCCATTGCTCAGTATCTCTGGTACCGGTGACGGAAACAATTGATGACAATAAACTGTAAAGAGTGACTATGTAATACACGTATAAGTTCAGGTTATTTCAAGAGAAGGATGGGTGAGACAGggcaggtggagagggagaccaCTGACTGACCCGTATGTCCTCGGGGTCGAGGCTGTGCTCGCTCCACGCAGACGTGATACTGCTGTTGAGGTAGGATCCCGAGCGACCCATGTCCAGCTCGTCCTCGTAGGCCTCGGTGGCGATGTCGTCCGTCAGCTGCGTCCCCGCAAACAGGAACTGGAAATGTCAGGGCAGATGCAACAACGGTTGGCCAAAAAAACTAACACGCCCGGCGGTATCACAGGCTGACAGGTATGATAGAGCGAATGACAAGAGGCCAGATTGCTTTACCTTCGGGATGAGCAGGAGTCCCAAGGTGACCGTCacggtcaggtgtgtgtgcacgaagAATAACATAAGCATCCAATCCGGATGCAGCTCGTGAGTAAGAGTGAACCTGCAGAAGgagacaacacatacagtagcacagcGGTCACTCGCTGCGGTTCATAGAATTTAGaatcatttaaaagaaaagttagATCATGTTCTAGGGTCTGTTAGATGTCTCACTGGGGAACATTCTAGAGTCTCTGGCATAAGATCTTGAGAATGAGGCACAGCTCCACAGGTCTCTGAGGTAAATGGAGGCTTTAAAAACTTGGCTTTGGAATACAGCCATTTTGATGAAGAGCTCAGTGGTATATTTAGAAACGGGGAATTATGTGAGAGTTACTCATTTAGCCTGGCATGAATAATGTAATTTGGCATCATTAATCATACAAGTCagttaggggtgtgtgtatgtgtgtgtgtgtgtgtgtgtgtgtgtgtgtgtgtgtgtgtgtgtttgagtaggtggtgatgtggtgtgtgtctgtgtgtgtgcagacctaTTAACATAAAGACATGTCAACACACCATACAATGTAAGCATCCATCATATGCTTTATTAATTTCCAGAAAGGTGTTGACAGCATTCTAAATGGTCTGCAGCCAAACAGAAGAAAGCTTGGCAGCAAAAGAGCGAAGGCAGAGGCGTTGAGCCCACGGAATCAGGGGGAGAAATGGAAAGAGGAGACAGGTCAATTTATGCGTCAGTCGTCCGTGGGATGGTGACATTCGGTTTCCTACAGTATGCTTCAAATGGTTTATCCAAGCTGCCCTGCTTCAGCTATCTATTTACATGCTGGGAAATTATCTTCACCTGGGCCTGCATCTGTGGCAgtgatcaaaacacacacacacacacacacacacacacacacgcatacgcatgcgcgcgcacacacacacacacacacacacacacacacacacacacacacacacacattaaactgcctacatacagtataccgaCTCCCACAGTTACTTGTTGGTTTGAATTATAGGTTATGGCACCTGGAACAAAGGTGGTTTGCATGCAAATAAAATACAGCATAATAAATATGCCAAAAAGGCGAAGGcaatttatttctctttctgcaCCACCTGACGTTGACTTAAAAGGGACCCAGAGCGTTTAAGTCCAAAGTTTGGGCCGCACTCAGAGCCTCATAATTAGCATGTCTGGCTAAAGAAAGCCCCTGTGTTTCCACCATCTCCCAGGCTGATGCAGTTCATCAGTGAAGTTGAGGAACGCCTAATTGGTGTGGATAGCTAAAAAGCAGGCGATGGGGGTGGATGGGGTAGGgtggaggtgtgagtgtgtgagtgtgtgtgtgtgtgtgtgtgtgtgtg
This is a stretch of genomic DNA from Sardina pilchardus chromosome 19, fSarPil1.1, whole genome shotgun sequence. It encodes these proteins:
- the gpr158a gene encoding metabotropic glycine receptor, which gives rise to MQTIYSNNQRAHLRKAHPFKAVTERPVFDQKTDEPLPRVVNAFLHTGDSSTLKLVNCSHRYELGAHSTRSTHESMHTVLDTVMHATNFLNMVLQTNRSREQSLGQDTEWYFALIRSVLEGDSKIHRAVVTFNTDSTDPGPAVFLQATREDGEIVLKDLSGSAEHLERNKTSETQWFHGVKTNKKRHFHKRILTQDIESLDASVRRGESFVSDRSHIKWSAPYLECQNGNFIPRWLLTLSTGFYGFREHSTLDFRGAVRVDVSLQGVDINQCSSEGWFAGTHRCNQTSMECRPIPGHGFVLDKYKCHCKQGFYHPNRVSVNGYERNGHTGTGRVGGSYHDDAISEDSAHCMPCQEGCAYCKDDTPCVAHGDSYLRLAVLSFQGLCMLGDFISMILVYHFRRNKSIRASGLVLLEAILIGALLLYFPVMILYFHPGVFRCILLRWVRLLGFATVYGTVTLKLYRVLKVFLSRTAQRIPYMTSWRVLRLLGIILLVVCWFLVAWTAAVCQNLDRRLPLIAVGYTPEGLQFSMCLLDRWDYMMAVAEFLFLLWGIYLCYAVRTVPSAFHEPRYMAIAIHNELILSVIFHVVRFTLTHELHPDWMLMLFFVHTHLTVTVTLGLLLIPKFLFAGTQLTDDIATEAYEDELDMGRSGSYLNSSITSAWSEHSLDPEDIREELKKLYSQLEVYKRKKMLANNPHLQKKRSSKKGLGRSLMRRITEIPETVRQCSRDDKEHGSGDHGGSNRNSICALRKNPFDPSSHAATKPVKEESLRSKVFSLKKSHSSYDHVRDQSEDSSGPAADKMEASTTESSLLDTLMGKKLVKKKSSEKIDSTSESTESMPLVCKSASAHNLTADKKPLHPRTSMLQKSLSVIASAKEKTLGLTAKTQSVEEAAKKAHQKPKEAKTPGDSEEKLDNSSKTTVSQPAEYKQPATKTGIMKQPATGSQSSISMDPAKVKELYDLSEVCPWELEDLPTPSENRVQKHVSIAPDETTTIHGKGTAGPKAQQQQQQQQKKKASEPSPAGSRRPNPKSAERADVCPWEESSESQSQVEGSRPAAPSGQPSGPAGTAETAKAQKADVCPWDYEDAPAKSVDAALLADKGRDRGSASPSDGKRKGATPTDVKGKGSAPAEVKSSASVEAKGKSAKGKSAAVVQPAATKVDVCPWDYDTLPAKSPGAEKTPSLAQVSKTKESSTKTKGASSMRTLEKEAEREREKAKETDDDKSKVKAKDKLPSGKPTEKQTGPTKMAEVCPWDVESSEEVAMEKRRSGQSGSARKQADVCPWDFQEPSDSRGSDKSPVPSVTKQKSPSPRVDVKKADVCPWDFEDPTSGKKA